A portion of the Parasedimentitalea marina genome contains these proteins:
- the modC gene encoding molybdenum ABC transporter ATP-binding protein — protein sequence MSLSVDINHSFGDLAVQVNFQAPSGITALFGKSGSGKTSVINAVAGLLKPKAGRITSQSEVLFDSRAGINVPVHRRRLGYVFQDSRLFPHLSVLGNLNYGKRFAPKGSSGPSLEEVTELLGIAHLLNRRPGALSGGEKQRVAIGRALLSHPRMLLMDEPLAALDSARKDEILPFLERLRDSTGLPILYVSHSVAEVARLATTMVVLEHGKVAQAGTTEQVFSDPAMVRQLGLREAGSVLSADVTQHHSDGLTELSVTGGRLFLPQISLPPRAKTRVRILAQDVILSRDIPVGLSALNILSGTVTEIRAGGGPGVVVQLRCGSDFLLARITQRSANALRLAPGVACHAVIKSVSVARHDVGHT from the coding sequence ATGAGCCTGTCTGTCGACATCAACCACAGTTTCGGCGATCTGGCCGTTCAGGTGAATTTTCAGGCCCCAAGCGGCATCACGGCACTGTTTGGCAAGTCCGGATCCGGTAAGACATCTGTCATCAACGCAGTTGCAGGCCTGCTGAAGCCCAAGGCAGGTCGCATAACCTCGCAGTCTGAAGTTCTGTTCGACAGTAGGGCCGGAATTAACGTGCCCGTGCACCGTCGTCGTCTGGGCTATGTCTTCCAGGATTCCCGCCTGTTTCCGCATCTTTCGGTACTGGGAAACCTGAATTACGGCAAACGCTTTGCGCCCAAGGGCAGCTCTGGCCCCTCTCTGGAGGAGGTCACCGAGTTGCTTGGCATTGCGCACCTGTTAAACCGCCGTCCCGGTGCTTTGTCCGGTGGTGAAAAGCAACGTGTCGCGATAGGTCGCGCATTGCTGTCACACCCACGCATGCTATTGATGGACGAGCCGCTTGCCGCACTCGATTCAGCCCGCAAAGATGAGATTCTTCCGTTTCTTGAACGGCTACGCGACTCTACCGGCCTGCCGATCCTCTATGTCAGCCACTCGGTCGCCGAGGTGGCACGACTGGCAACAACTATGGTGGTTCTGGAACACGGAAAAGTGGCGCAGGCGGGCACAACTGAGCAGGTATTCTCGGATCCCGCGATGGTGCGCCAACTGGGTCTGCGTGAGGCTGGATCTGTGCTGTCTGCTGATGTTACACAACATCATTCCGACGGGTTGACGGAATTATCAGTGACCGGTGGGCGTCTGTTTTTACCGCAGATCAGCCTGCCACCCCGGGCCAAAACCCGGGTGCGTATCCTAGCCCAGGATGTGATTTTGTCGCGAGATATACCGGTTGGGTTGTCAGCTTTGAATATCCTGTCGGGCACGGTGACCGAAATTCGTGCAGGCGGAGGCCCGGGTGTCGTGGTACAACTGCGCTGCGGCAGCGATTTCCTGCTGGCACGGATCACCCAGCGGTCAGCAAATGCGCTGCGGCTTGCACCGGGTGTTGCCTGCCATGCCGTAATAAAATCCGTTTCAGTGGCGCGCCACGACGTTGGTCACACCTGA
- the modB gene encoding molybdate ABC transporter permease subunit, translating into MSDWLGPEEWWALGLSLKVAFWATLLSLPFALLVSHALARWQFPGKQLLNALVHLPLFLPPVVTGYLLLITFGRRAPIGAWLEQTFGLVLAFRWTGAVLAAAIMGFPLMVRAIRMAIEAVDPNLEETAATLGASRFWVFATVTLPLVLPGLIAGAVLGFAKAMGEFGATITFVSNIPGQTQTLPSAIYGFLQVPDGETDALKLVAVSIAVAMAALIASELLARRAAKRVSGR; encoded by the coding sequence ATGAGCGATTGGCTGGGTCCAGAAGAGTGGTGGGCGCTGGGGCTGTCGCTAAAGGTTGCGTTTTGGGCCACATTGTTAAGCCTGCCCTTCGCGCTGCTGGTGTCACATGCACTGGCGCGCTGGCAGTTTCCGGGCAAGCAACTATTGAATGCTTTGGTGCATTTGCCCCTGTTCCTTCCGCCTGTAGTAACAGGGTATCTTTTGCTGATCACATTTGGTCGTCGGGCACCGATTGGCGCATGGCTGGAGCAGACTTTTGGGCTTGTGCTGGCTTTTCGCTGGACTGGCGCTGTGCTGGCTGCTGCTATCATGGGGTTTCCGCTGATGGTCCGTGCCATCAGGATGGCCATCGAGGCCGTAGACCCCAATCTGGAGGAAACAGCGGCCACATTGGGGGCCTCGCGGTTTTGGGTTTTTGCCACCGTCACCCTGCCCCTGGTTCTACCGGGCTTGATCGCGGGGGCAGTGCTGGGCTTCGCCAAAGCGATGGGTGAGTTTGGCGCGACCATTACCTTTGTGTCCAATATTCCCGGCCAGACCCAGACGTTGCCCTCGGCGATCTACGGGTTCTTGCAGGTGCCCGATGGAGAGACCGATGCGCTGAAATTGGTCGCTGTTTCGATTGCAGTTGCCATGGCTGCATTGATTGCATCTGAACTGCTGGCGCGGCGCGCGGCAAAACGGGTGAGCGGCCGATGA
- the modA gene encoding molybdate ABC transporter substrate-binding protein, whose protein sequence is MAIFAALFPVSLAAEEVTLFAAASLKTALDELADVYPGDTLHIAYGGSSSMTRQILQGAPAQLFISANQTWMDLLERDGILAQDSRIDLLGNRLALIAAPNNTAQVTPTPAFDLATSLSDGVLAMALVKAVPAGIYGREALVTLGVWDSVEGNVAQADNVRAALRLVATGEAPLGIVYATDLGAAPDVQLLGLFPADSHTPIRYPMALIDPVSPDARAVYEFLTSDTAWAVFEKNGFIRPAVQP, encoded by the coding sequence TTGGCTATATTTGCAGCGCTGTTCCCTGTGTCCTTGGCTGCCGAAGAGGTCACACTGTTTGCTGCTGCCAGTTTGAAAACTGCCCTGGATGAGCTGGCAGATGTGTACCCGGGTGACACTTTGCATATTGCATATGGTGGCAGCTCATCAATGACGCGACAGATCCTTCAGGGCGCGCCTGCGCAGTTGTTTATCTCGGCTAATCAGACCTGGATGGATCTGCTGGAACGGGACGGAATACTGGCGCAAGACAGTCGCATTGATCTGCTGGGCAATCGTCTGGCGTTGATTGCAGCCCCCAATAACACTGCCCAAGTGACACCGACCCCAGCGTTTGATCTGGCCACGTCTCTCAGCGACGGTGTATTAGCCATGGCACTGGTAAAGGCTGTGCCGGCCGGGATTTATGGTCGTGAGGCACTGGTCACGCTGGGTGTTTGGGACAGCGTCGAGGGGAACGTCGCACAGGCAGACAATGTGCGCGCAGCGCTGCGACTGGTGGCCACGGGCGAGGCCCCCTTGGGTATTGTGTACGCCACCGACCTTGGCGCCGCGCCAGACGTTCAACTACTTGGTCTGTTTCCCGCCGACAGCCACACACCCATTCGCTATCCGATGGCACTGATTGACCCGGTTTCCCCTGACGCGCGCGCCGTATATGAGTTTCTAACCAGCGATACCGCCTGGGCCGTCTTTGAAAAAAATGGGTTTATCCGCCCCGCGGTACAACCATGA
- a CDS encoding tyrosine-type recombinase/integrase: MALCTKIKHVDQRPNGVLRFRRRFPKDVAESLGETALQVHMRNREGLSFHHEYHVIMQGFDRLVSETRRKLDGKDTRFPIERWHEALLKREGLTAKTSGLEGDPVFAAREIDKGFSEQPNTDPLLVKALVNPDAEAPKLTLQDAKNMYAQDKWMPDKEVVRLDRITRRLEEALGPLDRMTIEDLRRDHGRRYMDLMLSSTKSDGQPLSVATCTKESKIVAAMVNHAMREGDIEAKNPFIGLPWPKDTGPKVNKKLPLPDDLIERIEGRLNAGHTEELPVIWQLLKGTGMRLGEVVGLAHDDLVLDAGTPHILVRPNFIRDLKTTSSNRSVPLTGPSLVAAQKAIEGGQSGQPIFPRYARDRGADAASAVLMKAVRAETKDKRFTVHGLRHRVSDKLRDIGAPVEVRHGFLGHSSTAIAESTYGSPKARLIEFAKWAERAGL; this comes from the coding sequence ATGGCCCTGTGCACCAAAATCAAACACGTGGACCAACGGCCAAATGGTGTTCTGAGGTTTAGAAGACGATTCCCGAAAGACGTTGCCGAATCTCTTGGTGAAACAGCACTGCAAGTTCACATGCGAAATCGAGAGGGCCTCTCATTCCACCACGAGTATCACGTTATCATGCAGGGGTTCGACCGATTGGTCTCAGAGACCCGTCGAAAATTAGATGGCAAGGATACTCGGTTTCCCATTGAGAGGTGGCATGAAGCGTTGCTGAAGCGAGAGGGCTTAACAGCTAAGACCTCTGGCCTAGAGGGTGACCCAGTGTTTGCCGCTAGGGAAATCGATAAGGGCTTCTCTGAGCAGCCCAATACGGACCCCTTGTTGGTGAAGGCGCTGGTGAACCCTGATGCTGAGGCTCCCAAACTGACACTGCAGGACGCCAAGAACATGTATGCTCAGGACAAGTGGATGCCAGATAAAGAGGTCGTTCGTCTTGACCGAATTACTCGTCGCCTTGAAGAAGCCTTGGGGCCGCTCGATAGAATGACCATCGAAGATCTGCGAAGAGATCATGGCAGGCGCTACATGGACCTGATGCTTAGTTCGACCAAGTCGGATGGCCAGCCCTTGTCTGTCGCCACCTGCACAAAGGAAAGCAAGATCGTTGCGGCTATGGTCAACCATGCGATGCGTGAAGGCGACATAGAAGCCAAGAATCCGTTCATCGGTCTGCCTTGGCCCAAGGACACAGGCCCCAAGGTGAACAAAAAACTACCGCTGCCGGACGACCTAATCGAAAGGATTGAAGGGCGGCTCAATGCTGGGCACACAGAAGAGCTTCCGGTAATTTGGCAGTTGCTCAAGGGCACTGGCATGCGCCTTGGTGAAGTCGTGGGTCTTGCTCATGACGATCTAGTGCTCGACGCTGGAACACCTCACATCCTTGTTCGTCCCAACTTCATTCGTGACCTCAAGACTACTTCAAGCAACCGCTCTGTGCCGCTTACAGGACCCTCTCTGGTAGCCGCTCAGAAGGCCATTGAAGGTGGTCAGTCTGGCCAGCCTATCTTCCCTCGTTACGCTCGTGATAGGGGCGCAGATGCGGCCTCTGCCGTATTGATGAAAGCGGTTCGCGCCGAGACCAAAGACAAGCGGTTCACAGTGCACGGCCTGAGACACCGGGTATCGGACAAACTAAGAGACATAGGGGCACCTGTGGAGGTCCGTCATGGCTTTCTAGGGCATTCGTCAACGGCCATTGCTGAGAGCACCTATGGGTCTCCTAAGGCGCGACTGATCGAGTTTGCAAAGTGGGCCGAGAGGGCTGGGCTATAG
- a CDS encoding Swt1 family HEPN domain-containing protein: MAFGMSGQQVVSDLRKVEMDTGHELGLSATKENSRKVTEYQQFEADLRMQAARMSEIYEVFFCLENSIRRLVRDAMVEIEGPNWWGSVRVDENRIRKEAEQRRQKEIDSGITPRSEDMIDYTTFGELSQLITDNWDVFDAIFVSKRAVSNVTNQLNLLRGPIAHCNDTDDLEQERLNLAVRSWFKIMS; this comes from the coding sequence ATGGCTTTTGGCATGAGTGGTCAGCAGGTGGTCAGCGACCTTCGCAAAGTCGAAATGGATACGGGCCACGAACTCGGTTTGTCGGCGACTAAAGAGAACTCTCGGAAAGTCACTGAGTATCAGCAATTCGAGGCAGACCTTCGAATGCAAGCGGCTCGAATGTCCGAAATTTATGAAGTCTTCTTTTGTCTGGAGAACTCAATACGTCGATTGGTTCGAGATGCAATGGTCGAAATCGAAGGGCCTAATTGGTGGGGCAGCGTCAGGGTCGATGAAAACCGGATTAGAAAGGAGGCCGAGCAAAGGCGTCAAAAGGAAATCGACAGCGGTATTACCCCTCGTTCTGAGGACATGATTGATTACACAACCTTTGGTGAACTGTCGCAATTGATAACGGACAATTGGGATGTGTTCGATGCCATCTTCGTTTCTAAGCGGGCGGTTAGCAACGTGACGAACCAATTGAACCTGCTTCGTGGTCCCATAGCACACTGCAATGACACCGATGACTTGGAACAAGAGCGCCTAAACTTGGCGGTCAGGTCGTGGTTCAAGATTATGTCGTAA
- a CDS encoding DUF5343 domain-containing protein — MRTLSTVYLLRGFQVASLPYVTAAGNIAKAFESIRTAAIPPKVSQDFVKNVLKVPGGSGDQMTTYLKKIGFTGADGSPTDRYRRFRNPGSSGAVVAESIRDAYQPLYMRNEYLHTLPEAELTNLVMEETGNAHDSTPVKSVVNCIKALKEHADFNGAHTSSSVDKAEYRPPEQPIVAPVQEQAAPNNQNGGIGLNLGYTINLNLPATTDQEVFNAIFRSLKQNLLSSDDG; from the coding sequence ATGCGCACATTATCCACAGTGTATTTACTTAGGGGATTTCAGGTGGCCTCACTTCCATACGTTACAGCAGCGGGAAACATAGCAAAGGCTTTCGAGAGCATTCGAACGGCGGCTATACCGCCAAAAGTAAGCCAAGACTTTGTAAAGAACGTGCTAAAGGTGCCCGGCGGTTCCGGAGACCAGATGACCACTTACTTAAAGAAGATTGGTTTCACTGGAGCAGACGGTTCACCAACAGATCGCTATCGGCGATTTAGAAATCCAGGTTCCTCTGGTGCGGTCGTCGCCGAATCCATTCGAGACGCATATCAACCTCTGTATATGCGGAACGAATACTTGCATACATTGCCAGAGGCTGAACTGACAAATTTGGTGATGGAAGAAACGGGGAACGCTCACGACAGCACTCCGGTCAAGTCCGTTGTCAACTGTATCAAGGCTCTGAAAGAGCATGCGGATTTCAACGGTGCACACACAAGTTCATCGGTTGATAAAGCGGAGTATAGGCCACCGGAGCAACCCATCGTAGCGCCAGTGCAAGAGCAGGCAGCCCCTAACAACCAAAACGGCGGCATAGGTTTGAACCTAGGCTACACGATCAATCTCAATCTACCCGCCACGACCGACCAAGAGGTATTCAACGCTATCTTTCGCAGCTTGAAGCAAAACCTGCTGAGTTCCGACGATGGCTAG